In Clostridium sporogenes, one genomic interval encodes:
- the dltB gene encoding D-alanyl-lipoteichoic acid biosynthesis protein DltB: MIPYSNLLFFYIMFVLLIPAILLGIYEKPIKKYGLIVNMFMIFLFVKSNKIEWICLIAFYIGQIILVKAYIYIRKKTDNIWIMRTILLLSLIPLILVKFNRFITVRTIGFIGISYVTFRTIEILIEIYDGLIKDINLLEYTYFILFFPTVSSGPIDRFRRFKKDIHKKITRREYIEEFLSVGIRKIFIGVLYKFIMAALISNLWMDKIPKVHNLYNTLSYMYCYSLYLFFDFAGYSLMAIGAGYILGIKVPDNFNKPFISKDIKEFWNRWHMSLSFWFRDFIYTRFVMNSMRKKRFKSRYTSSYIGYFITMLVMGIWHGIYIHYLVYGLYEGILLAGTDYFQKNSKFYKKNKKKKWFKYLSVFITFNLVCFGLLIFSGYLYNK; this comes from the coding sequence ATGATACCGTATAGTAACTTATTATTTTTTTATATAATGTTTGTATTGTTAATACCAGCTATTCTTTTAGGAATATATGAAAAACCTATAAAGAAATATGGGTTGATTGTGAACATGTTTATGATATTTTTATTTGTAAAGTCCAATAAAATAGAATGGATTTGTTTAATAGCTTTTTACATTGGACAAATTATATTAGTAAAAGCATATATTTATATTAGAAAAAAAACTGATAATATATGGATAATGAGAACAATTTTATTATTAAGTTTAATACCATTAATATTGGTTAAATTTAATAGATTTATAACTGTTAGGACTATAGGATTTATAGGAATATCTTATGTAACATTTAGAACTATAGAAATATTGATAGAAATATATGATGGCCTAATTAAGGATATAAATTTATTAGAATATACTTATTTTATATTATTTTTCCCAACTGTATCTAGTGGGCCTATTGATAGATTTAGAAGGTTTAAAAAAGATATACATAAAAAAATAACAAGAAGAGAATATATAGAAGAATTTCTTAGTGTAGGTATAAGAAAAATATTTATAGGTGTTTTATATAAATTTATAATGGCTGCACTTATATCAAATCTTTGGATGGACAAGATTCCTAAAGTTCATAACCTATATAATACTTTAAGTTATATGTATTGTTATAGCTTATATTTATTTTTTGATTTTGCAGGATATAGTTTAATGGCTATAGGTGCAGGGTATATTTTAGGAATTAAAGTACCAGACAACTTTAATAAACCTTTTATTAGCAAGGATATAAAAGAATTTTGGAACAGATGGCATATGTCATTGTCTTTCTGGTTTAGGGATTTTATATATACTAGATTTGTAATGAATTCTATGAGAAAGAAGAGGTTTAAAAGTAGATATACGTCTTCTTATATAGGATATTTTATAACAATGTTAGTAATGGGAATATGGCATGGCATATATATACATTATTTAGTATATGGATTATATGAAGGTATTTTATTAGCAGGAACAGATTATTTTCAAAAAAATAGTAAGTTTTATAAAAAGAACAAAAAGAAAAAATGGTTTAAATATCTATCTGTATTTATAACTTTTAACTTAGTATGTTTTGGATTATTAATATTTTCAGGATATTTATATAATAAATAA
- the dltA gene encoding D-alanine--poly(phosphoribitol) ligase subunit DltA — translation MDFLEKIDSYAETDRIAQIYKEDILTYKELKEKSDALACYFIEKLKDNKKPIIIYGHKNKEIIISFLACAKAGHAYIPVDTTFPVKRVYDIIENSDCKIVLNFSEEVIKYDDIEVINLNSIYNIFENFKEVKLEVDNKIKDEDLFYILYTSGSTGKPKGVKITKKCVENFVTWFQNECRIEEEYGTFMNQVSYSFDVSVISLYIGLSNGKTLYVIDKHMINNFQELFHNFSKSKISLWISTPSFLEMCIVDNKFNEELLPYLEKIVVAGEVLTKNLANKIFENFPKVKLINGYGPTETTVLVTSTEITKELIDKDESIPIGYCGKNIILNIKDENEKNIKEDCKKGELHVAGESVSTGYYNNDENTKTSFYNDYIDGNLVRVYKTGDLVYKKNGLLYYCGRKDFQVKLNGFRIELEDIEKNLLKIDFVENAIVLPVKKETKIVCLAAFVKLNKQFELKNFQIAMKIKDELNKLIPNYMVPRKIKIKEKFQLNVNGKIDRKLLLEEL, via the coding sequence ATGGATTTTTTAGAAAAGATAGATAGCTACGCTGAAACGGATAGAATAGCTCAAATATATAAAGAAGATATATTAACCTATAAAGAGCTTAAAGAAAAATCAGATGCTTTAGCTTGTTATTTTATAGAAAAATTAAAAGATAATAAGAAACCTATTATTATATATGGTCATAAAAATAAAGAAATTATTATTTCTTTTTTAGCTTGTGCTAAAGCAGGACACGCATATATACCAGTAGATACTACTTTCCCAGTAAAAAGAGTATATGATATTATAGAAAATTCTGATTGTAAAATTGTGTTGAATTTTAGTGAAGAAGTTATAAAATATGATGATATTGAAGTTATAAATTTAAATTCTATATATAATATTTTTGAAAATTTTAAAGAGGTAAAGCTTGAAGTTGATAATAAAATTAAGGATGAGGATTTGTTTTATATATTATATACTTCTGGAAGTACAGGAAAACCTAAAGGTGTTAAGATAACAAAGAAATGTGTTGAAAATTTTGTAACATGGTTTCAAAATGAATGTAGAATAGAAGAGGAATATGGAACATTTATGAATCAAGTATCCTATTCTTTTGATGTTTCTGTTATAAGTTTGTATATAGGTTTATCAAATGGAAAAACTCTATATGTAATAGACAAGCATATGATTAATAACTTTCAAGAACTTTTCCATAATTTTTCTAAATCAAAAATTTCTCTTTGGATTTCAACTCCATCTTTTTTAGAAATGTGTATAGTAGATAATAAGTTTAATGAAGAGTTATTACCATACTTAGAAAAGATAGTAGTTGCTGGAGAGGTATTAACTAAAAATTTAGCAAATAAAATATTTGAGAATTTCCCTAAAGTTAAACTTATAAATGGATATGGACCAACAGAAACTACTGTATTAGTAACTTCTACAGAAATTACTAAGGAACTTATAGATAAAGATGAAAGTATTCCAATAGGTTATTGTGGTAAAAATATAATTTTAAATATTAAAGATGAAAATGAGAAAAATATAAAAGAAGACTGTAAAAAGGGGGAATTACATGTAGCTGGAGAAAGTGTAAGTACAGGATACTATAATAATGATGAAAATACTAAAACATCTTTTTATAATGACTATATAGATGGAAATCTAGTAAGAGTATATAAGACTGGAGATTTAGTATATAAGAAGAATGGATTATTATATTATTGTGGAAGAAAAGACTTTCAGGTGAAATTAAATGGTTTTAGAATAGAGCTAGAAGATATTGAAAAAAATTTATTGAAAATTGATTTTGTAGAAAATGCAATAGTATTGCCTGTGAAAAAAGAAACAAAAATTGTTTGTTTGGCTGCTTTTGTAAAATTAAATAAACAGTTTGAATTAAAAAACTTTCAAATTGCAATGAAAATAAAAGATGAACTTAATAAATTAATTCCAAATTATATGGTTCCAAGAAAAATAAAAATAAAAGAAAAGTTTCAGTTAAATGTTAATGGTAAGATTGACAGAAAATTATTGCTGGAGGAGTTATAA
- the dltD gene encoding D-alanyl-lipoteichoic acid biosynthesis protein DltD, with protein sequence MKRLVATFLGAILFFTSIFILNYSLEKKINKFYSDDISVIYGNTVKDKGIILQKESINRNDLIMYGSSELGVNIEQNPTNFFPNKGNKFVVDIIGRGNCQSLKHGINFGALENKLNNRKGVFVVSLQWFTDSGVEPDKFLMNFSEIQFYNIMHNKQVKKETKKKICNRVYNLIKGDKNFEHISIYCKLYNSDNPIKNALLIGMKPYYKLKELIARTEDNIKSYGLVMKYKDKNKSKSNNNLNDIQWNKEYDKAEKQGKEQANNNEFYIYNEYFNKYFKSKLRELKNGSQNTDILNSEEFEDLNLMLDICKDINFKPVFILMPTNGRWYDYIGVNKDKRVQFYKKASNIIRKKGFEVYSYEEYEYKPYFMKDGMHLGWKGWLTVDETISKYYKKD encoded by the coding sequence ATGAAAAGATTAGTAGCGACTTTTTTGGGGGCAATTTTATTTTTTACATCTATATTTATATTGAATTATTCTTTAGAAAAAAAGATTAATAAATTTTATTCAGATGACATATCTGTTATATATGGGAATACCGTTAAAGATAAAGGGATAATCTTGCAAAAAGAATCTATAAATAGAAATGATTTAATTATGTATGGATCCTCTGAATTAGGTGTAAATATAGAACAAAATCCCACTAATTTTTTCCCTAATAAAGGCAATAAATTTGTTGTTGATATAATAGGAAGAGGTAATTGTCAAAGCTTGAAACATGGGATTAATTTTGGAGCATTAGAAAATAAATTAAATAATAGAAAAGGTGTATTTGTAGTCTCATTACAGTGGTTTACAGATTCAGGTGTAGAGCCTGATAAATTTTTAATGAATTTTTCAGAAATACAATTTTATAATATTATGCACAATAAACAAGTAAAAAAAGAAACTAAGAAAAAAATTTGTAATAGAGTATATAATTTAATTAAAGGTGATAAAAACTTTGAACATATTTCTATATATTGTAAACTGTATAATAGTGATAATCCTATAAAAAATGCATTGCTTATAGGAATGAAACCATATTACAAGTTAAAAGAATTAATAGCTAGAACAGAAGATAATATTAAATCCTATGGGCTTGTTATGAAGTATAAAGACAAGAATAAGTCTAAATCAAATAATAATTTAAATGATATTCAATGGAATAAAGAATATGACAAAGCTGAAAAACAAGGGAAAGAGCAGGCTAATAATAATGAGTTTTATATATATAATGAATATTTTAATAAATATTTTAAAAGTAAATTAAGAGAATTGAAGAATGGTTCCCAAAATACTGATATATTAAATTCAGAGGAATTTGAAGATTTGAATTTAATGTTAGATATATGTAAAGATATTAATTTTAAGCCTGTATTTATATTAATGCCAACCAATGGAAGATGGTATGATTATATTGGAGTAAATAAAGATAAAAGAGTTCAATTTTATAAAAAAGCTTCTAATATAATAAGAAAAAAAGGATTTGAAGTTTATAGTTATGAAGAATATGAATATAAACCGTATTTTATGAAAGATGGTATGCATTTAGGTTGGAAAGGATGGTTAACTGTCGATGAAACCATTAGCAAATATTATAAAAAAGATTAA
- the dltC gene encoding D-alanine--poly(phosphoribitol) ligase subunit DltC, translating to MEQKILDILVDVCGDDEVIEDKDINLFDSGFLDSLGVIELLLQIEEVLNLKIQPTEITRQDIQTPNKVIELILKRV from the coding sequence ATGGAACAAAAAATTTTAGATATTTTAGTAGATGTATGTGGAGATGATGAAGTTATAGAAGACAAAGACATAAATTTATTCGATTCAGGTTTTTTAGACTCTTTAGGAGTAATAGAACTATTACTTCAAATTGAAGAGGTATTAAATTTAAAAATACAACCAACAGAAATAACTAGACAGGATATACAAACTCCAAATAAGGTTATTGAATTAATATTAAAGAGGGTTTAA